The Solanum pennellii chromosome 11, SPENNV200 sequence tataattatatttactttcctatttaatatttatttataggaatatttataaaagaaaaaaagttgatgatgttaaaaataaaaaaaaattacaaatatgtCTGCCATAATTATTTAGGCattcaattataattataattatttttctatttaatgtttatttattatattatatatataaaaaatatttatttgcatAGAATTAATTTTGCTATTTATAGTCTAATTATGACATAGCTATTTTttatggcataatacatatattagaccctaaacttgacttcaaattttaactttgaccttcaactttcataatgcacaaataggcactttaactatccaacttttaaataaataaacacatgagtcctacatggcataatacacgtaggacaaaaaataacatgtaggacatgtgtgtctatttgttcaactttatacaagtttaagtgtctattgtgcacatccaaagttgaaggacataaatatgatttcaagCCAAGTTAAAAGGCACATTTATGtatgggaaacttacataaatgtgctataataataaaatatttaccatttatagtaacaatattttttttcacttgatcgcttttaattcatttataatacaattttaatacatattacagatttatcacagtattgctataaatggtaataaacaaaaagtatcgctaaaatcagtaattattttttaaaatgtattaatttatgtaatttttcctttatgtattatgcctattttttattaatgtatatGATAAACTATACCCTTGTATTCTAACAAATGATAACACACAAacaaatatgaaacaaaactaattaaacctaggttgattcataggtgaaggcaTCAACTTTTTTGACTTGGTAATGAATTAACCTTTTGGTTTAGTCTCTAATCTCAACGGTATGATTCTAGATATAATATGATGTGAATTTTGTCTACTAAGTGAAATTAAACAgtttgttgattcaattaaatttattttgattttatctaATACTAATTATATTTAGTCATTGTTTTACATGATGTTTTAAGATCGGCTCAATGAAATTGATAACCTTccatcaaaatataataaaagaccttgaacttatttcataaagtataattcatcaaatatgatacataaaagaaataatcaAGACTTTTACCTACTGACAATAATGTACAAAAATATTGTATTGAGgggaaaagaataaataataaaaggatATAATTGTTGTATATATCCCTTAGGGCTCTCAGTAGGTTAAGAACCCTTCTGTATGGAAAATTATAGAGATGAAATGatagatatatatttataaataggTATGTCTAATGTCTTGATTGTACatattaagataaaaataatttcttgtcatttttaaaaaaattataacaattttaagACTTTTTTCGGTGGAGGAAATTGCTGTTGTTTCAgcgattttgttattttggttaatataaaattttatataccgttttgaaatttttgttaatattttataccctttaggctccggactcatATTTTTGCaatgttgaaaaataattattgtgctctttatatatagtatatatttgATGTATCCATTTAACATTTTgagattaataattaatttcttattgccattttttttaaaaaaagtttattttaattttaggacTCTTCCTTTGTATAAGAACATTATAATATGATCCATAATCTTTTAGAGtttgtgaattttatttaatagcaAAGGTTTTTCTTTTGACATTATGTCCTCTTTACAATGTAGACGTAcaatttcttccatttttttaaaaaaataattaaatacatagataattttcaaaattagttcAAGAATTTCACTTAAACGTCTCTTATTATCGAGACAGATATTTGCAGCCAAAGACAAATTTTTTATGCAATTTACACATGAACTTTAActtaaacaaataagaaaaaaaaatcatcttctCATCTAtcaccatatatatataaaaaaaattttatcaacACAAAGAAACTTATTGAATATCGataatgttaaaaaataaagtgacaATTAATCATCAAATGTAAACTTCCATTTCAAGTGTAATAAATACAAGTAGAATAAATGACAATTGACAATTTCGATCCTTAGATGGATAAATCAAGTAATTTTTTGGtcttatattttcaaaaattacaaAAGCAATACGAAAACATAATTATATTTGTTCTTGAAACGATATTTGCTTTTTCAATTGAGATTTATCGATGTCACAAGAAATTTTCgaggtgttggtgttggtgctGGTGCGGGGCTAGAtgaggcttgatgaaataatgtGGTGAAAATTTTATCTGCAAGCACTGCATTTGCTGCATCTGTTGGATGAAATGCATCCCAAAATACATATTCTGTTCTATTATTACATAGTTTTGAATTTGGCAAACATAATCCTCCAACACTTGTGTCTACATTACAACATGATGTATTTGATATCTTGAAacctataaatacaaaaaaaaaaaacaaaaattatatccAAAATTGGTTATTGGTCATTGAAAAGAGGAAAGATCAATCATGATTTATGTCGGAATATACgtatttttcatctttaatcagaagttttgaaaaagaaaatcacttaaatatacattttattttatcacgATCTCTAAAATTCcctattaaaaaatattcaatacaTTCCTCACCTATATATCCAGATACTACACTGATACAGTTCTCACCTATATATCCTGATATCTATTGATGTATCCGAATGTCTAGTAATGTATTCAGATGTCCTATCCCCTTTCGGCTACAAAGGAACATGCTTACACTTTTGCTGATACACGTATCCTCCTCTTGGTTACTTTCCTCCCCTACTATGATACATTCCTCACCTATATATCCAGATACTACTTTGATACATTTCTCACCTATATATCCGGATATCTATTGATGTATCCGAATGTCTAGTACTATATTCAGATGTCCTATCCCCTTTCGGTTACAAAGGAACATGCTTACACTTTTGCTGATACATGTATCCTCCTCTTGGTTACTTTCCTCCCCTACTCTGATACATTCCTTACCTATACATCCGGATATTATTCTGATATATTCCACACCTATATATTCGGATATCTATTGATGTATGTGAATGTCTTGTAATATATTCAGATGTCTTATCCCTTTTCGATTACAAAAAACATGCTTACACTTTGTTTTATATCGAAAGATGTTTTTTTTCCGAATAACCTTTCTACTTAAGTAAGAATATAAGTTGTATAAGCAAAAACTAATGTATAAAAAGGTGTATAATTTTGAGCTTACCATAAGATGTGGGGTTCTCAATTAAGTCAAGAACAATTGGATAAGTATTTGCAAATGATATTTGTGCATATGGTAGATGTTTATTCAGAGTGACAATTAATTTTTCCACTTTTGAGTTGAATTCTTGTACCCATAAATTAACTTGTTTCAAACATATTCCCCTTTTGGACTTCACCCTTTGTGATGGAATAcaacctaatggtccaagtCCATGAAAAATCATCTTTCTTGCTCCAAGTTGATGAAGAttctaaaatattcaagaaaattaaaaaaaaaattgttaattagtCGTTTGGTATGAAGTGtaaaaaagtttaaatcttTGATTTTTCGATATAAAATCTTGTATCActgataatattatattaaattttgtataaCTTACTATGAATTGTTCACCTAAAGTTGAGGTTAGAAGCTCTACAAACTCATCATGTGTGTATTGTTGCCCAGCAGCTAAGAAGGGTTGCAAGAAGTTATTGACATAGTCATTGCTACCTTGAAAATGttacaaacttgatatcagatcagtagagaaaaaaaaaacgtatatttatttgtattatctatatgttgtttaaattttttttaaaatatcgaCAAGTGCATGTCAGATCTTCCAACTGTGATTTGGGAGATCTTATATGGATATGCGTGACAGTATTTTAGGAAAGTCTGAGCGACGTAATTAATGAACAAACATACCCATTCCAATAAAATAGATAGCTTGATTAACATGTTTTTCTGCAGCCTCTTGTCCAATTTTAGCCTTGATTGCTTCTTTTGTCTTCTCAAAGCATTTTATTTGATCATCAAATGTCATTCTTTGAATCTGTAATTATGTACACATAACAAATTTAGAATCAATTggaaatgaaattaattagatttttttttttaaaaaaatgaaatgattattacaaaataaattccAGTGTCATTGAGAATTCCAGCTCCACCAGATGCATAATTCACTCCTTTGAAAATTGCATCATCATTTGGTGCTAAAGAAAGATATGGAGGTGGTGATTCAACCCCAAGTTTTGCAGCTGAAAGTTGAAgaggaaaaatatatatgttaaaaataactCATTTTTTAAGTATCCAACGAATATTCCCAGTGCTTCGTATCTGGTGCGtggacaattttgattttggggagctcaacatcgggtgagacgggtcctgctctgataccatgtgaaattaggtcttaggtctAACTCACactccaaaagctagctcaaagggagaaaaattgtccaagccttataaggagttcaCCTATTTCATTAACCACCgacataaaatttttatcattctttaacACTAATAAATTCTATCAAAAACGTCATTTGAAAATTCCTactttaaaagtaattttactatgatatatttattatatttgaccAAACAAACTCGAAATGACTCATCAAATTATTTATGTGGCACTAAtcctaaaaatgaaaaacagaACATGAAGATTGTGAATTATGTAATGTGAGTTAACATTATGACTCATTATTATATTCTACTTTTGactaaatcaaattttataatttgatttgtGCTAATATATGCTGCTCAGATTTTTTAAAATgctatcaaaaaaataatgtatgttgGAGAATCTGACACGAGCATGATAGTATTTTAAACAATCAAACAATATAGCTTAATCTGATCAGTCTGAAAGTCACCTGAAAAAAcgatagaaaataaataagtttacGAAGCAAAGTTTATAGAAATTACATATTATATCACCAATAGTCCTTCCATTAGTAAATCTACCAGTAGCTTTTCCACCTTCATAATCAATACCATAAAATGGGAAATTAGATTTGGCTAATGATTGCAAATAATTATTGTTCCCAACTTCAGTCAATGAATCACCAAATACATATGTAACAACTTGTTCTTCAGCTGAATCCACACATGCAACAATTCCAATAATCAACAATCCAACAATTACTTCACCTAAATTCGCCATTTCGTACTACTCAAAAAAGTTCGTTCTGACTtataaaaagtagaaaaattaGTCTCGAGTGAATGAAAACTCTGAGATAGTACTTGAGAAATGTTGCAATTGATTGTGAGAATTTATAATAAGTATGTAGTGAATTTAATTtgcataacaattttttttagtccATGTCATGTACTTCAAGTTTAGTCATAGTAGGTGATGGATTTGATTTTTTGTCTTGTTAATGGGAAAACCTTAGAATCTTGAGTGCTAAGTATAATTcagacttttttttgtttttcacccGACGTTCAGTATCTGTATTAGATTTCGACTAAATTTGAATTCGCAATGAAAAGTCCCATAAAATGCTATCTAACAAAGATGACACCACACCCGGAGACACTCGAAATTGAGATttctgattaaaaataaaagaatacttATCACTCTATCACGATCGTGTTAATTAAAAAAGTTTAGTTTGTTGGTAGTTAGGAGTTTCTTCTTAATGGTTGaaaatttttcttgatttggcCAActgattttatataattaaatgtatCTGTTTTTGCTTTGGGTTTAGGCAGGAAGAAAAGGGTCTCAACTTGTTAGACTACAATGGTACCATCACtatatataccaaaatataaTCGTACACTCactatatttcaaaatttcacgTGGCATATACATGAtatataaatgatgatatgtcgatgatatatcattttttcggtgttaaaaaattaattttcgatgatttaaattttataaataactgATACATAATTTAGTAAgtttattgatacataaatcagtTATGAGATCTAACAATAGTGTAATTTCAAGATATTATCGCTAGATTGAGAATCAACAAAAtgctatatattttaataaattttattcatgttcttgataaaaataaacattcttctagaattttgattttgttagaTAAGGTAGAAGAGAAATTagctaaaataagaaaaatccaATCCATATTTTCCAGTTTATTatgcttctttttttaatttaaggaCCCAAGATTTAATTGTTGAATTATGAGactattttatttaaagtttaaactctAAATGTTAGAAAAATGtacttttatttatgtttttaacatgCTGTATCACATGTGTACTTAATTCTATAATTTCATGATTGAAACATAAAAGTATATGTTTTTATCAATAATAGTGATGGCAAAAGTTTTTGAACCatattattatgttaaaatatgtgattatttcatttaaaaattcgAATTTTTACGGAATGACGAacaactatttatttaattatattacatCTTCAATACAAatgtattttcattttctattaattataggtaaataataatctaatttttgaccaaagaaataaattattgtaGCATTTGAAGAAGTTCTAGATGATGGCCAAAGAACTTAAAAGACATCTAATTTGAAAATTCTAGATTAAGTGGGGGTAGGGagtcttttcttcttatttcttaACCCTTTTATAATGTTTGCTATATTAgactttaaaaactatttttcacACTTTAatagtgatttttttatataaaaaaacacataaatcaAGTTTAGCGTTGActgataattaataaatactTCAGTTTTGAAAGTGCACGTTTAAATAACTTAATCTCGAACGATAGGTAAAACACTTTAACTCGTTCCTACTGGATTTTGTGATTTGGAATGTTCAATTGACATGTGAagatgaattgaaatgtctatatataaatattcataaatcaaaaatatttatttaccaGCTAAGATACACGAAAAGTCGAGCAAGAACGCTATCAAAGACTGTTTCCCTAGAAGAAGAGCTGAGCAAAGACTATCAGCTCCTCCTTTCTTTATTTCACAGACACAAAAGATCAAATTCCGATTGTTATAAGGTCagatttaaatatatattcatgtaGGCATATCACATCCCCCTTTCTCCTAAGCCATAGGAAAAGAAGATAGTCAAATACCTTCTCAAACTTGTTGAATGGTCAGATTAGAAGAATAATGTGGAATTAGCATGGAATTATCACCAAAATCAGACATTGActatgtttttaattaatttttatataattatatcttGACTAGCCTCAATTGCAAAAAGATTGGGTATTActttgtatctaatttctcttaaaaatatatatataaataaaattaatacaaaagaaatttttcatggatcatttttgtccattttaatttcaaaGACTTGTATAAGGAAACAAATTAAAAGCTTGTTTGACAATGTGAAACTCTTAATATTTTAACACGCCATAATTAATAAGATAATAATGAAGACTTAATACAGAGCGAAACAAGAATTGGATGTACCCGCttgataaatttaaatgttatgtTAGAAGATGAATAATGTCCAAAACTGTAtgatgaaagaaagaaattatCGTTCGAGCCAACTATATATAACTATAAATATCAAACTTATAAAAGACTACATTGACACATTTCCTCGAATGATAATGTGCGATAAATACGAAAtctttttcattcttaaaagtttaaacttaaaatttttaattttagacgAAAAAATCTCAATTATATTACCACAATTCACGTTATATACAAAGATATTCACTTTGTTGAAAAGAAGTATACAACTTTGATAGCGTGAAAAATTAGTTAAGTAATCAAACACCACACGGCGCATTTGTCCCTTCCCTTGTTCCCACTCAATTATTCAAATGCCTTCCACGCAGCCCCCAAAGCCATTGAACCAAAAGCTAAAGAATTacacacataaaaaaattactaaattattttctcaaaatgtaTTATTTCATTGTATTGGACTAGTTATCTTGTTAGTTTCgaaaataagtttttcaaataagtaaaaacacattttcattcTTAAAATATTCTTGACACAAGAGTCGCAAATAGTTTTTGTACcatttaaaatagaaataaaatctgtATACAACTCTTCATAATTTACTTGAAAAATGACGCTAAATATACTTCATTattattgaaatatataatcaaatatcgatttattttttaactatggGAAAATGTATAAATACCTCCTCAACTTATGTCTAAATCTCCGAAACACACTTACATTGTACTAAGGTCCtaattacccctgaacttattttataaataacgTGACATTATCTCCTGGGCTCAACACGTGTTGACATTATTTTTAGGCTAGTGCCATTTAGATCAAAAAGGGAtagaatattatttataaaataagtttaggaaAGTAATAAACCTTTGTATAGTACAAGTGTATCTTTaaaatttcggacatagattttagaaatacttatgcattttcctattaaatattattatcaactttcaacttcaaataattttaaatgtatatgtCTAAGCCCCTAATTAATCTTGAATTAGTACAAAGAACAATTCAATTGACCATTCCATCATTAGCACAAAAAGTGAAACACAACACACATACTTAGACCTTAAGCCAAAACCCAAAATAGAATCAAATCAATCCCCTCTGTATTCAACcttgacaaaataaaataatctttcatGTCATAATTCTTTCTTAAATCCATGTGACATTTTCACATAGCCCCCANNNNNNNNNNNNNNNNNNNNNNNNNNNNNNNNNNNNNNNNNNNNNNNNNNNNNNNNNNNNNNNNNNNNNNNNNNNNNNNNNNNNNNNNNNNNNNNNNNNNNNNNNNNNNNNNNNNNNNNNNNNNNNNNNNNNNNNNNNNNNNNNNNNNNNNNNNNNNNNNNNNNNNNNNNNNNNNNNNNNNNNNNNNNNNNNNNNNNNNNNNNNNNNNNNNNNNNNNNNNNNNNNNNNNNNNNNNNNNNNNNNNNNNNNNNNNNNNNNNNNNNNNNNNNNNNNNNNNNNNNNNNNNNNNNNNNNNNNNNNNNNNNNNNNNNNNNNNNNNNNNNNNNNNNNNNNNNNNNNNNNNNNNNNNNNNNNNNNNNNNNNNNNNNNNNNNNNNNNNNNNNNNNNNNNNNNNCCTCCCCACCCCCAACCAAACAACACATTTAGCTCTATTATGTTCTT is a genomic window containing:
- the LOC107004131 gene encoding GDSL esterase/lipase At5g37690, yielding MANLGEVIVGLLIIGIVACVDSAEEQVVTYVFGDSLTEVGNNNYLQSLAKSNFPFYGIDYEGGKATGRFTNGRTIGDIISAKLGVESPPPYLSLAPNDDAIFKGVNYASGGAGILNDTGIYFIQRMTFDDQIKCFEKTKEAIKAKIGQEAAEKHVNQAIYFIGMGSNDYVNNFLQPFLAAGQQYTHDEFVELLTSTLGEQFINLHQLGARKMIFHGLGPLGCIPSQRVKSKRGICLKQVNLWVQEFNSKVEKLIVTLNKHLPYAQISFANTYPIVLDLIENPTSYGFKISNTSCCNVDTSVGGLCLPNSKLCNNRTEYVFWDAFHPTDAANAVLADKIFTTLFHQASSSPAPAPTPTPRKFLVTSINLN